The stretch of DNA CGTTTAGGATTATCTTCTCATAGGGAAGCATTAGATCAACATCTTGTAGCACTTAGCTCAGGACAAGGGCAATCCTTTCTTGCCAGACAGAGACAACCTTCGGCACGACGTTATCCGCAATTTAACTCTAAGTGAAAATGACAAAATATATCCTATTGAAAAGTTTGTAGCATAACTctagatttaatatataattttattttatgtgatttatacattatacgaatgtatttatatatttatttacagatTACTAtagatgtaatttattttattataaatattacattcatatgtatatacatgtacagatataacataatatgtaaaattatttattgtaaatattgtaaaatttgataatgaGATATTACCGTTTTGTgctaaaaattaaatataccaTCTACATAGTATAAGTATCACAATTTGCACATTTACTATAGATATATTAGctttaaattttgaatttttatcaaagtatACGATTATTAAGATTTccataattatacataaataatgaagttttatttaaaagataattatcattctgcatatgcatatattgtccaaagaaagtaaaatattaaaaaatttatggaatataaaaaattagtcAAAACTATTGAGGAATGTAACTTTATCAAAAGTAAACAAgtattaaaagttatataaaaataccaTTTTCataaactattattatatataatactgaagaaataagatatcatgttaaaaagtgaaatttgtttataatatctaatataataaaaatatttctttgtgtAATGTGTagtattttacattaatatatccCTGAGTTTTTAGATTTATGCAGttgtatacataaaatatgcTAAAAGTTATTTACGATCAtgttaacatttattaatacatataagtaATCCGTAATTGCCAACTTTTTGCCTGGCtataattttttgtagttctattaatatttttataatcttcattaatattatttcctatTATACAGATATTTGATGATaacattacaaataaataaaacatatatactgCGCGAGTAaagatttttgataaaaaactgaataaaaataaatacaaagataTCAACAAAACAgtataaggaaaataaataagatgaaaaacaTATTCTTATCTGttctgtataattatatttttggtagataattatatatattctatttttggATCATTTATTTCCATTGTATGCTAGAATTTCTGAAGCACATATATTTTGCAGCATAGCCTGCCGTTcgtgatataatttattaagataaTTAGTAACTCTGCTATTATAATTAGTTATATTTTGTGCTTTTGCAATAGTTTGTAGATTTGTATAACatctttgataataaaagattgcACCAAGTAAATCCCAAGCACTGAATTCAGGCCATAATACATCAGCGAAATAGATGCAACTGTTACTAACCTGTAAACATTTGTGTACCATGCaaacttaataaataaaataaaatgaaaatgtgaCGTTTATAGAGTTTACCTGCCATATAAGAAAATCACTAAGACGAATTTCTCCAGAAGTACGAATAAGTAAATCAGGATTAGGAGAATTATAAGTGTACAAACACTTAGAAATAAGGTCTTCGTTTATATCTTCTGGTAGAAGATCCGCATTTTTAATACCTcttaatatatctttaattgCATGTGTCATTTCATCTCTtgctaaaaaaattataagtaaCACTGTTGAAACAAATTACAGAATTACTTATCTCTAATAATCAACATATACTTACATGTATAAGCAAAAGCAATATTAAGGAatgctttattattatttttggtaATGATTATAGCTTCTGCCACTAATTTACGTAGATCCTCTGGAAGTAATTCTAAATTTCCTATAATACGCACACATATGCCATATTCCATCAATTTTTCTCTAGAGATAACAAAACATTTCTAAATTGCGcatcataataatttcaatggaGTAATCATCAATCCTAACagtattagaaatattatataaaaaaagataattacttCTCATCTAAcaaactttgaaatttttgtctAGCAAGTTCCATAAGCCCATTGACTTCTTCCTTGGACctcttaaaattttctatactaAATGCATAAACTGTTACTTCTGGAATACCAAGGTCTAAACACCACTGTAAAGTTTCTGTTAATTTGTGAAacctaattatttataaaaattatattaattatcccattaatacaatatataatttaatttttttttttttttatataaaatatgcataCCCTTGTGTGTgcccatttattttttcaagatgATTTTTGTTAGCATATCTTCTATTTCCATCCATAATAAATGCTACATGTTTAGGAATTTGACCACTTTTTAAAATCTTTACTGCTAAGTACTGAAGACAATTTAACGTACTTTCTCTTATCCAAGACATGGTATGTTTTCGAGTCTTAAAccacaaatattattatttaaccacataaataaattaataatttgaaacatataatagaaattaaacatttaactaaaaaatattttttgcgtGCAAGTACCTGAATAGTTTTTATAAGACAGTAAAATTGTCGACACTGTTCAAaggttatattattattcaaagcCTCATTTGGAGACAGTTAATTAGGTTTATTATCGACAAATTAGtccaatttttgtttaaaaaccCGTTATCATAAACAATTTTACACTATTTGTTTCAAtgtcaaatagaaaaaattaatgacatTCATGTGACCACTTAtgcaaaatttaatttgtaaataatgaaattttatcaaatgatATAATACACAATAATTAGCAAAAATTTTTACACAAAATTTTATCCTATCGACACATCTTCGATCAGCCTTTtcgtaaattcattaaatactTGCATCATcttagaatataaaaacattttgaatatattacaaGTTTGACTATAAATCGCTTTTgatatttcgtataaaattgCATTGATTCATtgttaatttcattgaaacatATTGGCAACCGAAAAGAGCTCCACAAATGATCACGCGCAACCTGTACGATTTCGAGTTTGTTTCAAGTTTCGCAGCAACCATCTTGAATATCTACCtcataatgatttttttttcttttaccttctaCAACTTTTAATCGTGCAAAGATGATCGATGTGTCTAAACGGATCAGTATCGAATTACGatcaaattataattgtaatcgAAACGAACTATTACATGATAGCAAAAAAggttaaatacttttttctacaAGTGataatagtatagtataatatcAATCATCTAATCATTTTTTCACGTTTACAGAGTAAAAGGATTACGTCATTAATGATACAACAATTTTCAGTAAAGATATTTCTAACAAGGTATAAGAATATGACATACTTTGTCCAAATTCTTACattagtataatttattagttctttatttgttttgtctataaaatgataacatatatgtaacaagattaatatatttacacttatacatatttacatcaTTAGGAAACatataagtaattataaaatttctcattcttctattatcgacattttcatttttctttcttaccgaCAAAGTACAAGttttaaatacacatatatgtacatataaatctaACCTAAAGTAATCCcacgtaataaattttgtgaTACGTATAAGGCACAGACTGGATTATATCAATgtcatttttctaaaattattaattttttatataataatataattattttaatctcaatatttgtttttgaGCTTTCGCTTTATCAATGACCAAATAGTCAATGATCTTGTGAAATGTGTCACTTCATTGTTGTAGATGTGCACGTATTACTGGACATACATTCACCTActttagaattaaaattaatgtttttatctttacaaTTTTGTGTCGGTGCggtatattattgtttaatataaatatctttcgaaagtTTTCTTATTTAGAATAATGGCGTCAATCGGAGAATCTCGCTCGTAGAAGTTGGCATTGTACAATAAGTTGGACGTAAGACAAAGTAGGGTAATTTagtgaatagaaaaatatttttttcttcgtttattttctcatatcgtaattatcaattttgataaaaaggTGTGGAACGTCGTATAAATCTATAGAAAACATATATGGATTACGTTATTTGTAAATCATTTAGAAACGAGTGCTCACTAATGTATCAAAACATTACCCATATCGCGGGATGTTTAGCCCAATAATCTATCTTGCAAGCGTTACACTACACATGTAAATATCACGAGCCATCTACACAAAAATtactctgtgtgtgtgtgtgtgtgtgtgtgtgtgtgtgtgtgtgtgtgtgtacgtatatatatccttCGTCCGTATTGTTTACCacaaagggaagaaaaatgttaaaaatatggCGTGAGAGCCGTACGAGCTGCGAGGAAGTAGCGAAAAACACAAGATCGTGAAGGTGAAAGAAATATCCGATcgtaaatgaataaagaaaggaaataaaagaaaaagacagcaAGGAAGGTGAGGGTgtcgaagaataagaaatacatCCCTGGATAGCTGCTTTGCGATTCGTCAGTTGGAGTGGAAGGGGAGAGGGGCATGGAGGGGAAGTCGAGGAGGCGGGGGTACTACTTTCCGTCGAGGAGGTGAGCGTGCGTGTGCGTCTCGCGGTCGAGATCTcgcgagagaaaatgaaatccGAAATGGTTATCGCCACGCTATGAcccgaaaaaaataaatctttctttacGTCCGTGAGTGAATAACGATGGATTCGCCATACGAAATGGATGCCAGTGTATCGAGAAACGAGTCTGCTATAGCACCAGGTAACGATTGAGATGCGATAAGCGAGCATAACCGTCGGCAAAGCCGCCTAACCGTGGCCGTGCGTGTGCGCTTCGTTCCCCTCTAATCGCCGTTCACTCGTTCTTTTCAGAGCTCTACTTCTTGATAGCAAAATTTCTTGCGGCAGGACCATGTCACGAGGCTGCTACGGTAAGTATTCGATCGGATTTAACGTCGAGCTAACGTCGACGCGACGAACGTAACGAAAGAACGTGTATGTTTGTTTCAGACGCTGAAGCGCGATTTGGAGCGAGCGAAGGTAAGACGAGATTGGTCCGGAGTTGACGTTTTGCCGGACTGACACTATACATAGCGATCGTCTCCCACATGGTTTGCACGTGGTTTCTGCTTGTCAAAACATTAGAATTGCAGGGTCGATGatcttgatttttcttcataaattaGTCACTTCGTATGACCTTATCGATCCGACGATTGATCGATCCtcgtcatattttctttttcttttttcaggtTTTACCAGAAAGGATCGATTGGGAGGGAAATGTGCATAGCCAAAGTTTCCAAGAATTGGTAAGTGCATGCATCGACATTACGCGAGCATCGTTATTACGCGACTTTGATTTCCTTTTAGAAAATAGATCAGTCTCTGTAATCGCGCGATTGAAGGGCCTAAATTTAAGGTTACGCGTCATATCGTGTACGTGGCTTAGCTCTGTCGTCAAATCGTTGgtcgaaataatatcgaagtaTGTGCATCCCTTTCTGAGGGGCGCTACCCCCTTTTCCATCCCACTCCTCATCCATTCTTCTAGAGTTAGCGTCGCCATTGCGGAAGATTCTCCCCACTACTTTGTTCTCTGTGCCAATGGTCGCTTGCTTTGAGCCATCTTGCGTGAGCTGATCAATGAATATACGTGCCTACGGCTTATTTATAGAACTTGATCTCGTGCACGAGTGCTACACCAAGATTGGAtgtcttccttctttcgagCGCTCATTGGTTAATACCAGGCACTACTTTACaattcgttttaaatattgGCGGGAAATATCGATATCGCATTTTTTCAactcatttattctttttcaaagtgACGAGCTCATAATTCAGTTGATCTTTTTAATCCTTAATGTCGCTTTATTTAAAACTCATGACAAAAAGCTTTTCTActtaaaagagaattattattttattcgataatgaGTACtacaaatgataaaaatttgattcttCATATAATTCAGAGGTGTAGTCATTCTGTAAACTCttaagaaattcattttcagttcgtagacaaatttttttaaatactatcTAATgttaattcaattattatcaacaggaaaagaaatatcccCACATAGGATCGCAATATTTGCTGCAAATATGCGCAAGAATAGGTCCTGTTTTAGAAAAAGAGGTACCGCCATGTATTCCAGGAGTTATATCATTACTTGGAGCTGGCAGACAATCTTTATTACGCACGCACGAAGGTAtacgttaattttatatagaatatattatgcAGAGGGTTCTAGCAACAGTGGTACAACCAAACAGAGAATGATTCCTCGTGAAATAATAAGtcgaaaattgtaaaaattatttttctctggaGTGGCGCCTCATAcgtaaaaattgtattctaCAATTTTcgacttattttttcttgaggGATCAGTGTTCGGCGGTACCATCGCTGATGGAACACcctgtacatatatttaagatataaaacgtttaatattacatattcttGTGTGCTAGATTTATCCCGTCGAACACGCGGTATTGTTGCTTGCTCTGGAAGATTAGGAGGAAAACCTTTTATGGATCTTCCTTATAGTTTATCAGTGACTAATATAGGTAAGTAATGAACTTTATCACATTTCatatattcgttaaaatttttaatttagatttattcttttatcttgaTAGTACTTTGTAACGTGtgtcttatttttctatcagtGCATGTTCTTCAAGGAAGAGAAAACTCAGGTCCTATGAGTCGTCAAGAAGCGATACCAACCAAATTTTATAGTAAAATGCAACTTTATCGACATACGTTAGGACATTTATCAGCAGTTTATTGCGTTTTGTATGATCGTACGGGAAAATACATAGTAACTGGTGCAGACGATTTACTTGTTAAAGTATGGAGTTCTATAGACGGTCGACTACTAGCTACATTTCGAGGTGCTTCGGCCGAGATTATGGACATAGCAATAAACTTCGATAACACGTTACTCGCAGCTGGCAGTTTAGATCGGATACTTAGAGTCTGGTGTTTTCAAACTATGTCTcctgtatgtaatatataatagagttattagaaaaattttatttataatatcaatttcatCTTATTTACACTATAAGTAATTTGTCtttgatttaaatttatgTTAACGTTTTAAGGTGGCTGTTTTGTCTGGACACTCTGGTATGATAACATCTATTAACTTCTGTCCTATTTCTTGTAATGGTGTTTATTATATGGTATCCACCAGTACAGATGGTTCAGTTGCATTCTGGTCTCATAcaaaaaaaccaaaagaaagaGCAGTATTTCAGTAagtaaacgattaataataatagattaagTATTAATTGACAAAGATGATTAAACGTGGTTAGTATAATTTTAGACCTAAGCCGATTCAATATCATGAAAAAATGAGACCCGGCCAAGCTCAAATGATATGTGCATCGTTTAGTCCTGGTGGAGCTTTCATGGCAGCCGGCTCTGCCGATCACCATGTGAGAGTTTATGCAATGTTAGGAGACGAAGGACCACGTAGAGTTTTAGAAGTTGAGGCACATTCTGATACTGTTGATAGTATTCAATGGGCTCACAGTGGTTTAAGATTTATTTCTGGATCTAAAGATGGTACTGCGAATGTATGGCATTTTGAACAACAGCAGTGGGTGCATAAACGCCTTCTTATGACCACAAGACTTCCTGGGTACATAAAGCATATGAaagatatattcgataaagctcgtatattatatatatatacacacacacacacacacacacacattcatatatcatacgaatatttaatttcgtaGAGAACCAGAAACAGACGATGACACAAATAAGAAGGCTAAAGTTACTATGGTTTGTTGGGACGTAAGTGACGAATGGGTAATTACCGCTGTAAATGATAGTTCATTGAAAGTGTGGAACTCAAAATCGggagaattaataaaagtccTTCGCCGTCATAAAGACGAGGTGTTTGTACTGGAATCTCATCCGATAGATCCTCGTGTTATATTAAGTGCCGGTCACGATGGACAGCTCATTATATGGGATGTTCTAAATACAGAACCAGTGGCttgttttcaaaattttatcgaaggaCAAGGAAATGGTGCAGTTTTTGATGCAAAATGGTCTCCTGATGGAACAATGATTGCCGCAACTGATTCTCACGGTCATCTTTTAATGTATGGATTTGGATCTGgcgtagaaaaattaaaaatagtaagTTTTCTACTTATAACACGATAACGCATTTTTACAATGCTAAACAGTTGAAATATACTTTGTAATAATATCCATGCAGGATATCcaatgtaagaaaaaatataattacaggTACCAAAAGAACTCTTCTTTCATACAGACTATAGGCCGTTACTtcgagatataaataattatgttttgGACGAACAAACGCAAACGGCTCCCCATTTAATGCCACCTCCA from Vespula pensylvanica isolate Volc-1 chromosome 11, ASM1446617v1, whole genome shotgun sequence encodes:
- the LOC122632817 gene encoding dehydrodolichyl diphosphate synthase complex subunit DHDDS, which codes for MSWIRESTLNCLQYLAVKILKSGQIPKHVAFIMDGNRRYANKNHLEKINGHTQGFHKLTETLQWCLDLGIPEVTVYAFSIENFKRSKEEVNGLMELARQKFQSLLDEKEKLMEYGICVRIIGNLELLPEDLRKLVAEAIIITKNNNKAFLNIAFAYTSRDEMTHAIKDILRGIKNADLLPEDINEDLISKCLYTYNSPNPDLLIRTSGEIRLSDFLIWQVSNSCIYFADVLWPEFSAWDLLGAIFYYQRCYTNLQTIAKAQNITNYNSRVTNYLNKLYHERQAMLQNICASEILAYNGNK